A window of the Cannabis sativa cultivar Pink pepper isolate KNU-18-1 chromosome X, ASM2916894v1, whole genome shotgun sequence genome harbors these coding sequences:
- the LOC115709516 gene encoding uncharacterized protein LOC115709516 — protein MSGISFFDGRNGSTNLMNEFRHCLWLWHLQIEDTSCPLCGVCEESIEYLFLSCDVALHFWHSSPWGIYPVCDTGIRAWDWVKFIWDLKYKGASVDDIFLYASIIVDTIWRVRNDKVHNNCLVDFNKYFDNICTSYADMYDSLLSSPTPVLKEAWSPPPLDWIKLNCDVKVGLESMCIVVVVRNHLGRVIRVQAAREDFSDALCGEAAACCLAVSVALDIGSKYVIVENDSRVVIDAINGKGSRWAIENYISFCTKSSLSFSSCCFSYVSRTCNFAAHNVARWAFTHHVFGSLPVSSIPETLFCNDREV, from the exons ATGAGTGGTATTAGTTTTTTTGATGGAAGAAATGGAAGTACAAATTTGATGAATGAGTTTCGCCATTGTTTATGGCTTTG gCATCTTCAAATAGAGGACACTAGCTGCCCCTTATGTGGAGTGTGTGAAGAATCCATTGAATACCTGTTTCTTTCATGTGATGTGGCACTTCATTTCTGGCATTCTTCTCCTTGGGGTATCTATCCGGTGTGTGATACAGGCATCCGTGCTTGGGATTGGGTCAAGTTCATCTGGGATCTAAAATACAAAGGGGCTAGTGTTGATGATATTTTCTTGTATGCTTCTATTATTGTGGATACTATTTGGAGGGTGCGTAATGATAAAgtccataataactgtcttgttgattttaacaaatattttgataatatttGTACTTCTTATGCAGATATGTATGATTCCTTGCTCTCTAGTCCTACTCCAGTGTTAAAGGAAGCTTGGTCCCCTCCTCCTCTAGACTGGATTAAGCTGAATTGTGATGTGAAAGTGGGCTTGGAGAGTATGTGCATTGTTGTTGTTGTAAGGAATCATCTTGGTAGAGTGATTAGAGTTCAGGCAGCTCGGGAGGATTTCTCGGATGCTCTTTGTGGAGAAGCTGCGGCATGCTGCTTGGCTGTGTCAGTAGCCTTGGATATCGGCTCCAAGTATGTTATTGTGGAGAATGACTCGAGAGTGGTTATCGACGCTATCAATGGGAAGGGGTCTCGTTGGGCAATAGAGAACTATATCTCATTTTGTACTAAGTCTTCTCTCTCCTTTAGTAGTTGTTGTTTTTCTTATGTTAGTAGAACTTGTAACTTTGCCGCTCATAATGTGGCTAGATGGGCCTTTACCCATCACGTATTTGGGTCTCTCCCGGTCTCTTCCATACCGGAAACTctattttgtaatgaccgcgAGGTCTAA